Below is a window of Tolypothrix bouteillei VB521301 DNA.
ATTAGAATTTTAATGCTCCACCAAAAGGAGTAGTGCGTTTTTTATGCATTGTTTGCCCCCAAGCGCTTATTCGGATATCCCTACTCCTTATGAGTTTTGATGGGTTCAGTCTAAGTATTACTTACTATGTTTTTCCATTACCAGAAAGTAGTGATACGGGTAGGTAGGATCGACAAATTCTTGTTTGACGGTTAAACCAGCCTTAGCGACAGAATTTAAAATCCGCTTTTTAGGGTATCCTTTTAAACCCATCTCCCAGCAGTGCTGGTTACATATGGGCTTTGTGCTCCAAAACTTTGGTATGTTGAGAAACAAGTGCCTTGGTCGTTGGAAATAGGCAAATCTCACTTGGATAGCTAAAAATCGAGAGCATGAGGGAATAGAAATTACCACAAATCTCTTTGTTGCTTCTGCAAGTTTTTGTAGGGCTTGTTCTGAGTGCTCGTAGGGCAAGTGTTCCAAAACTTGAAAAAGTACGATGGCATCGAAGGTATCTTTTGGTAGTGAAAAATCGCTGGCCAAATCCACAATCAAGTCTGGTCTTAAGCTCGGGTCAATATCAGCAGTCGTAACGTTATAGCCGCTTGATTTTAGTAAGTGAGTCATTAAAGAATTAAAAATTCCTATTTCCAGAACGTTTTTAACTTGGTGACCAAGAGAAAATATTAGACGCATCTGGTGGTGATAGCTGATGAGCCTGTCTTTAGATAAATACTCAGAATTTTTAATGTTTAACGAACTAATGAGTTGCATAAAATATCCTTCCTAATTCAATAAACTACTTAATGTACTGGTATACCATTACAGATTGCCCTAAAAATGACTGGAAGTAACAGATGCTAGATAGATAAGCTTTATACTTGCTACCAAAGCGATCGCACACTGCTAGCAGGGAGGCGCGAATATCCTCAACCTAAAGAAAAAAGCCTGCACTACTCCCGCATGGAATGCGCCTACCTGCAACACAAGACCGTTCAAAACCAATCTGACAATTTACTCAGCAGCTTATAACGCAGTTTTTGACTTGACTCATAGTATAATCAAACGCACAAAAGTAAAATTTCCATGCTGGTACTGAAAATCAAACTAGAAGCAACGAGCGGGCATAACAGTATATGAGACGAGATACTGCATATTGCCCGTTTTGTTTGTAATAGCAACCTTCGATACTAGATGGATACCCGTGGACTTGTTAAGCACCATTAACAAGGACTCTAACCAGTTTGAGTAGTACAAGGAATCTCAATGATTGAAAAAACAGTAAAAGTGATAGAAGGCGGTATATTGCCAGAGGGAGATTATGTTTCACCAGGATTTTCCATTATTCAACCAGATTCATGTTTTCCCAATATGATTTTAGGAAATACATATGA
It encodes the following:
- a CDS encoding class I SAM-dependent methyltransferase, translating into MQLISSLNIKNSEYLSKDRLISYHHQMRLIFSLGHQVKNVLEIGIFNSLMTHLLKSSGYNVTTADIDPSLRPDLIVDLASDFSLPKDTFDAIVLFQVLEHLPYEHSEQALQKLAEATKRFVVISIPSCSRFLAIQVRFAYFQRPRHLFLNIPKFWSTKPICNQHCWEMGLKGYPKKRILNSVAKAGLTVKQEFVDPTYPYHYFLVMEKHSK